The proteins below come from a single Deltaproteobacteria bacterium genomic window:
- a CDS encoding aminoglycoside phosphotransferase family protein produces MARFAMGIAHYVYDVVTSSGRCLVVRIGTPADTAHFAGAAYWSNLLRPLGVPLPTLLQAGTHAGMPYIVIERLPGTDLGLVYGELTTDEKRGIAAEVARIQSTVRRLPEGRGYGFVHHQGGPFPHRTWAGVVHASLARSRAWIDAAQLLDTDFVDRVERRAERFDRYFATIPPRAFLDDTTTKNVIVHHGRVSGIVDVDVVCFGDPLFALALTRTALLNDGQIPDYVDYWCDLLDLTAEQRGVLQFYTTLFCVVLLSEFGHRFNRKRALPLDAVRLSRLTAALDAHLAET; encoded by the coding sequence GTGGCTCGCTTCGCGATGGGTATCGCGCACTACGTCTACGACGTGGTTACCTCGAGCGGGCGCTGCCTCGTCGTCCGCATCGGTACGCCGGCTGATACAGCACACTTCGCCGGCGCCGCATATTGGTCGAATCTACTCCGCCCTTTGGGCGTGCCGCTCCCGACCCTCTTGCAAGCCGGAACCCATGCGGGGATGCCGTATATCGTCATCGAGCGCTTGCCCGGGACTGATCTCGGGCTCGTATACGGTGAGCTGACAACGGACGAAAAGCGGGGAATCGCGGCCGAGGTCGCGCGCATTCAGAGCACCGTGCGCAGGCTCCCGGAAGGTCGCGGGTATGGGTTCGTGCATCATCAAGGCGGCCCGTTTCCCCATCGCACGTGGGCTGGCGTCGTGCACGCGTCGCTTGCGCGCAGTCGCGCGTGGATCGACGCGGCACAACTCCTCGACACCGACTTCGTCGATCGAGTCGAGCGCCGCGCGGAACGCTTCGATCGCTACTTCGCCACAATTCCACCGCGAGCGTTCTTGGACGATACGACGACGAAGAACGTGATCGTGCACCACGGTCGCGTGAGCGGAATCGTCGATGTCGATGTCGTCTGCTTCGGCGATCCGCTGTTTGCGCTCGCGCTCACACGAACGGCGCTGCTCAACGACGGACAGATCCCGGACTACGTCGACTACTGGTGCGATCTTCTCGATCTCACAGCCGAGCAACGCGGCGTACTCCAGTTCTACACCACCCTGTTCTGCGTCGTGCTGCTGAGCGAATTCGGACACCGCTTCAACCGAAAGCGCGCGCTCCCGCTCGACGCCGTGCGGCTGAGCCGTCTCACCGCCGCGCTCGACGCACATCTCGCGGAGACGTAG
- a CDS encoding GFA family protein, whose amino-acid sequence MKIPFAGGCACGAIRYECTAEPILVLNCHCRDCQRAAGSACASGIFVPATDLTFTKGTAKYYVSTADSGNIASRGFCAECGSPVAAKQSAFPVFVIYAASLDDPSDHRPTMDIFTSSAQPWDFMDPALPKYSRGVGS is encoded by the coding sequence ATGAAGATCCCATTCGCCGGTGGCTGCGCGTGCGGCGCCATTCGCTATGAGTGTACCGCTGAGCCGATCCTGGTCCTCAATTGCCATTGTCGGGATTGTCAGCGCGCGGCTGGTAGCGCTTGCGCTTCCGGCATATTCGTTCCGGCAACAGATCTGACGTTCACCAAGGGAACGGCGAAGTACTACGTCAGCACCGCCGACAGCGGCAACATCGCGAGCCGCGGGTTCTGTGCGGAATGCGGATCGCCCGTGGCGGCAAAGCAGTCGGCGTTCCCCGTCTTCGTCATTTACGCCGCAAGCCTGGACGACCCCAGCGACCATCGCCCGACGATGGACATCTTCACATCCAGTGCGCAACCGTGGGATTTCATGGACCCCGCCTTGCCGAAGTATTCGCGCGGAGTCGGATCATAA